A part of Setaria viridis chromosome 8, Setaria_viridis_v4.0, whole genome shotgun sequence genomic DNA contains:
- the LOC117833895 gene encoding senescence-specific cysteine protease SAG39, translating to MAPYIANKKPLVTMALILLAVLTIANCICCTVAARDLPGSGSVAEAAMMVRFERWVTEHGRTYKDAAEKARRFQVFMANAIFVDSSNAAGGKKYHLAINGFADMTHDEFMARYTGYKATPATGMKMPGFQYGNVTQSEPQQAEVDWRQKGAVTGVKNQEDCGCCWAFSAVAAIEGIHHIKTGELVSLSEQQLLDCSTNGNYGCDGGNMDNAFEYIISNGGITTEDAYQYTAIQDMCQSVQPAVTIRSYQDVPRYDEDALAAAVANQPVSVGVDANNFQFYDGGVMTTDSCGTDLNHAVTIVGYGTAEDGSQYWLIKNSWGETWGEGGYLRLERGVNACGVAIQASYPVA from the exons ATGGCGCCCTACATTGCCAACAAGAAGCCTCTCGTTACGATGGCACTTATTCTGCTCGCTGTCCTAACCATTGCAAACTGCATCTGCTGCACGGTCGCTGCACGGGATCTTCCCGGCAGCGGCTCTGTCGCAGAGGCTGCTATGATGGTGAGGTTTGAGAGGTGGGTGACGGAGCACGGCCGCACCTACAAGGACGCGGCCGAGAAAGCACGAAGGTTCCAGGTTTTCATGGCGAATGCCATTTTTGTTGACAGTTCCAATGCCGCAGGTGGCAAAAAGTATCACCTGGCTATCAATGGGTTTGCCGACATGACTCATGATGAGTTCATGGCGAGGTACACCGGGTACAAGGCCACGCCGGCTACGGGCATGAAGATGCCCGGTTTCCAGTACGGGAACGTTACACAGTCAGAGCCCCAGCAGGCGGAGGTTGACTGGAGGCAGAAAGGTGCAGTTACAGGTGTCAAGAATCAAGAGGATTGCG GTTGTTGCTGGGCGTTCTCCGCGGTGGCGGCCATCGAGGGCATCCACCACATCAAGACAGGTGAGCTGGTTTCGCTGTCGGAGCAGCAACTACTGGACTGCTCCACCAACGGGAACTACGGTTGCGACGGCGGCAATATGGACAACGCCTTCGAGTACATCATCAGCAACGGCGGAATCACCACCGAGGACGCCTACCAGTACACTGCCATCCAGGACATGTGCCAGTCCGTCCAACCGGCAGTCACTATCAGAAGCTACCAGGACGTGCCCCGCTACGATGAGGACGCGCTCGCAGCGGCTGTTGCCAACCAGCCCGTGTCCGTGGGCGTCGACGCGAACAACTTCCAGTTCTACGACGGCGGCGTGATGACCACGGACAGCTGTGGCACGGACTTGAACCATGCGGTGACGATAGTAGGGTACGGCACAGCTGAGGATGGCAGCCAGTACTGGCTGATCAAGAACAGTTGGGGGGAGAcctggggagagggagggtacCTGAGGCTTGAGAGGGGTGTCAACGCATGTGGCGTTGCCATCCAAGCCTCCTATCCAGTGGCGTGA